A region from the Dendropsophus ebraccatus isolate aDenEbr1 chromosome 1, aDenEbr1.pat, whole genome shotgun sequence genome encodes:
- the LOC138771794 gene encoding hepatitis A virus cellular receptor 1 homolog isoform X1, with protein sequence MPEPTRAALCLLILTDLSLSAGAVTAIVGGAVTLPCGYSLDGGTTSMCWGRGQCPNSKCSSAIIWTDGRSVTWRESDKYQLLGEVEEGNVTLTITAVTPEDAGNYCCRVEIPGIFNDQKTEMTVEIREDILIVSPSPSTVSATTKGTGSYHPVVLAVVALVIALPILFGFLIYRNRHLEKQISSLSSTVSALSLRTLEAAPVVENIYEKMMAS encoded by the exons ATGCCGGAGCCCACCAGAGCCGCCCTGTGTCTCCTCATCCTGACAG ATCTCTCGCTATCAGCCGGAGCGGTGACGGCCATTGTGGGTGGTGCGGTGACGTTACCCTGTGGGTACTCTTTAGATGGCGGTACTACCTCCATGTGCTGGGGTCGGGGTCAGTGCCCGAACTCTAAATGTAGCAGTGCCATCATCTGGACAGACGGCCGCTCAGTCACCTGGAGGGAATCGGACAAGTATCAGCTGCTGGGGGAGGTGGAGGAGGGCAATGTGACCCTGACCATCACTGCCGTGACCCCTGAGGATGCCGGAAACTACTGCTGCCGGGTGGAGATCCCGGGAATCTTCAATGACCAGAAAACAGAGATGACTGTGGAGATCAGAGAAG ATATCTTAATTGTCAGCCCGTCCCCCAGCACCGTGTCTGCAACCACAAag GGTACAGGTAGTTATCACCCGGTGGTATTGGCCGTTGTTGCTCTGGTCATCGCTCTCCCCATCCTCTTCGGGTTCCTGATATATAGAA ATCGACACCTTGAAAAGCAGATCAGCAGCCTGTCCAG TACAGTGTCTGCCCTGAGTCTGAGGACCCTGGAAGCTGCTCCAGTCGTGGAGAACATATATGAGAAGATGATGGCGTCCTGA
- the LOC138771794 gene encoding hepatitis A virus cellular receptor 1 homolog isoform X2: MPEPTRAALCLLILTDLSLSAGAVTAIVGGAVTLPCGYSLDGGTTSMCWGRGQCPNSKCSSAIIWTDGRSVTWRESDKYQLLGEVEEGNVTLTITAVTPEDAGNYCCRVEIPGIFNDQKTEMTVEIREDILIVSPSPSTVSATTKGTGSYHPVVLAVVALVIALPILFGFLIYRNRHLEKQISSLSSVCPESEDPGSCSSRGEHI; encoded by the exons ATGCCGGAGCCCACCAGAGCCGCCCTGTGTCTCCTCATCCTGACAG ATCTCTCGCTATCAGCCGGAGCGGTGACGGCCATTGTGGGTGGTGCGGTGACGTTACCCTGTGGGTACTCTTTAGATGGCGGTACTACCTCCATGTGCTGGGGTCGGGGTCAGTGCCCGAACTCTAAATGTAGCAGTGCCATCATCTGGACAGACGGCCGCTCAGTCACCTGGAGGGAATCGGACAAGTATCAGCTGCTGGGGGAGGTGGAGGAGGGCAATGTGACCCTGACCATCACTGCCGTGACCCCTGAGGATGCCGGAAACTACTGCTGCCGGGTGGAGATCCCGGGAATCTTCAATGACCAGAAAACAGAGATGACTGTGGAGATCAGAGAAG ATATCTTAATTGTCAGCCCGTCCCCCAGCACCGTGTCTGCAACCACAAag GGTACAGGTAGTTATCACCCGGTGGTATTGGCCGTTGTTGCTCTGGTCATCGCTCTCCCCATCCTCTTCGGGTTCCTGATATATAGAA ATCGACACCTTGAAAAGCAGATCAGCAGCCTGTCCAG TGTCTGCCCTGAGTCTGAGGACCCTGGAAGCTGCTCCAGTCGTGGAGAACATATATGA